One window of the Choloepus didactylus isolate mChoDid1 chromosome 23 unlocalized genomic scaffold, mChoDid1.pri SUPER_23_unloc1, whole genome shotgun sequence genome contains the following:
- the LOC119524832 gene encoding glutathione S-transferase theta-1-like, which translates to MGLELYLDLLSQPCRAVYIFAKTNGIAFTLRPVELLKGEHLSDTFAQVNPLKKVPALKDGDFILTESVAILLYLTRKYKVPEHWYPRDLEARARVDEYLAWQHTTLRRNCLRSLWHKVSPPGVGKALLLRAGGERDSPGKGSCLLRI; encoded by the exons ATGGGCCTGGAGCTCTACCTGGACCTGCTCTCGCAGCCCTGCCGCGCCGTCTACATCTTCGCCAAGACGAACGGCATCGCCTTCACGCTGCGCCCCGTGGAGCTGCTCAAAG GTGAGCACCTGAGTGACACCTTTGCCCAGGTGAACCCTCTAAAGAAGGTGCCGGCCTTGAAGGATGGGGACTTCATCTTGACTGAGAG TGTGGCCATCCTGCTCTATCTGACCCGCAAGTACAAGGTCCCGGAACACTGGTACCCTCGAGACCTAGAGGCTCGCGCCCGCGTGGACGAGTACCTGGCTTGGCAGCACACAACCCTGCGGAGAAATTGCCTCCGGTCCCTGTGGCATAAGGTGAGCCCCCCGGGGG TTGGAAAAGCCCTGCTTCTCCGGGCCGGGGGTGAAAGGGACTCACCTGGAAAGGGCTCCTGCCTCTTGAGAATTTAG